From Stigmatopora nigra isolate UIUO_SnigA chromosome 5, RoL_Snig_1.1, whole genome shotgun sequence, a single genomic window includes:
- the LOC144196605 gene encoding UDP-N-acetylglucosamine transporter-like yields the protein MASSWLKYLSLGVLVFQTTSLVLIMRYSRTLQSEGPRYLASSAVVVAEVLKIFISMLLVFRDHSYSVRAFNSILRQEIANKPLETLKLVIPSGIYTLQNNLLYVALSNLDAATYQLTYQLKILTTALFSVSMLGRRLGVYQWLSLLILMAGVALVQWPSESPAETEKASASAGSQFVGVAAVLVACCSSGFAGVYFEKILKESKQSVWIRNIQLGMFCLLFAFFTMLSVDADKVFQSGMFQGYNKVTCAVVTLQALGGLVVAAVIKYADNILKGFATSLSIIVSTLISYFWLQDFDPTGVFFLGAVLVIVATFLYGYEGKAAPNPSRA from the exons ATGGCCTCGTCCTGGTTGAAGTACTTGTCCCTAGGGGTGTTGGTGTTCCAGACCACGTCCCTGGTGCTCATCATGCGTTACTCGCGGACCCTTCAGTCGGAGGGGCCACGATACCTGGCTTCGTCGGCTGTGGTGGTGGCCGAAGTCCTGAAGATCTTCATCTCCATGTTGCTCGTCTTTCGGGACCACA GTTACAGCGTGCGAGCGTTCAACAGCATCCTCCGCCAGGAGATCGCCAACAAGCCCCTGGAGACCCTCAAGCTGGTCATCCCTTCGGGAATCTACACCCTGCAGAACAACCTGCTCTACGTGGCCCTGTCCAACCTGGACGCCGCCACCTACCAG CTGACGTATCAGTTGAAGATCCTGACCACGGCTCTGTTCTCCGTGTCCATGCTGGGACGGCGGCTGGGGGTCTACCAGTGGCTCTCTTTGCTCATCCTCATGGCCGGGGTGGCTCTCGTGCAG TGGCCGTCGGAATCCCCCGCCGAGACGGAGAAGGCCTCCGCGTCGGCCGGCTCGCAATTTGTGGGCGTGGCGGCCGTGTTGGTGGCGTGCTGCTCCAGCGGCTTTGCCGGCGTCTACTTTGAGAAGATCCTGAAGGAGAGCAAACAGAGCGTCTGGATCCGCAACATCCAGCTGG GGATGTTCTGCCTGCTGTTTGCCTTTTTTACCATGCTGAGCGTGGACGCAGACAAGGTTTTCCAGTCGGGAATGTTCCAGGGCTACAACAAGGTCACCTGCGCCGTGGTCACCTTACAG GCCTTGGGCGGTCTGGTGGTGGCGGCGGTCATCAAATACGCCGACAATATCCTGAAAGGCTTCGCCACGTCGCTGTCCATCATCGTCTCTACGCTCATTTCCTATTTTTGGCTGCAGGATTTCGACCCCACGGG TGTCTTTTTCCTGGGCGCCGTCCTGGTCATTGTGGCCACGTTCCTCTACGGTTATGAAGGCAAGGCGGCCCCCAACCCAAGTCGGGCGtga
- the dio1 gene encoding type I iodothyronine deiodinase, with amino-acid sequence MLVQKVGLYLRTGVMLVFVICLSVFLRAMHWISPALAKKAIVKMNRDTTMNENPKFTFDDWGPTFLSYQFIRTVSEHMWSSLGQKAFVGGRAPDSPVVTMDQRETSIGNFFNGCRPLVLNFGSCTUPPFMFKLDAFKQLVRDFGHVADFLVVYIEEAHSTDSWAFSNNIQVKKHGSLGERLSAAEILLKEDPLCPLVVDPMSNVASVEYGAQPERLYVLHKGNVLYKGGMGPSGYKPQEVRAVLEKMK; translated from the exons ATGTTGGTTCAAAAAGTCGGCTTGTATCTCCGCACCGGCGTCATGTTAGTTTTCGTGATCTGCTTGAGCGTCTTCCTCCGCGCCATGCACTGGATCTCGCCGGCCTTGGCCAAGAAAGCCATCGTGAAGATGAACCGGGACACCACCATGAACGAGAACCCCAAGTTTACTTTTGATGACTGGGGGCCCACCTTCTTGTCCTACCAGTTCATCCGAACCGTGTCGGAGCACATGTGGTCTTCGCTGGGGCAGAAGGCGTTCGTCGGGGGGCGAGCTCCGGACTCGCCCGTGGTCACCATGGACCAACGAGAGACGTCCATCGGGAACTTCTTCAACG GTTGTCGTCCACTGGTGCTGAATTTTGGCAGCTGCACCTGACCTCCGTTTATGTTCAAACTGGACGCCTTCAAGCAGCTGGTGCGCGATTTTGGCCACGTGGCCGACTTTCTGGTGGTTTACATCGAGGAGGCGCATTCTACCG ACAGCTGGGCCTTCAGCAACAACATCCAAGTGAAGAAGCACGGCAGCCTTGGGGAGCGTCTGTCCGCCGCTGAAATTCTCCTGAAGGAGGATCCGTTGTGCCCCTTGGTGGTGGACCCCATGAGCAACGTGGCTTCCGTGGAATACGGCGCCCAACCCGAGAGACTCTACGTGCTGCACAAGGGCAACGTGCTCTACAAG GGCGGCATGGGGCCCTCTGGCTACAAACCGCAAGAAGTGCGTGCCGTCCTGGAGAAGATGAAGTag
- the rex1bd gene encoding required for excision 1-B domain-containing protein has product MVSTDVKSLIQRFYQLQSERLEAYRLFEEGHEAYLKTGPHYDFEHYKQLVHQITLAFSGISNEVLEIKDKFQIHLDRPDLSEHIEKLQCKEKQKLQLTAQLQLARQQAQDHPEEGEAIQEKIHELKNQIIKIKEELSEVMQDFKYDSEETD; this is encoded by the exons ATG gtTTCCACTGATGTCAAATCACTGATCCAAAGGTTTTACCAGCTTCAGTCCGAGCGTCTGGAAGCCTACCGACTCTTTGAGGA AGGTCACGAGGCCTACTTGAAGACAGGCCCCCACTACGATTTTGAGCACTACAAGCAGCTGGTGCACCAAATCACGTTGGCCTTCAGTGGCATCTCCAATGAAGTTCTGGAAATCAAGGACAAGTTTCAGATCCACTTGGACCGGCCCGACCTATCAGAGCACATCGAAAAGCTGCAGTGCAAAGAGAAGCAAAAACTACAGTTG ACGGCTCAGCTTCAACTGGCCAGGCAGCAAGCACAGGACCACCCAGAAGAAGGAGAGGCAATTCAGGAGAAGATCCATGAGCTCAAAAACCA gatcaTCAAGATCAAAGAAGAGCTCAGTGAAGTCATGCAGGATTTTAAGTATGACTCAGAGGAGACCGATTGA